In Heyndrickxia vini, the sequence ATAAAAAGTACGTCCTTTTACATCTTGGGCTTTGACTTTGACATAGAATGGACGTGAAACAGTACCATATAATCCAGGAAAGCTTAAACATCCTTCAACATCTGTTTGTTCACCGCTTTTTTCAACTATGATTGGATTTATTAAATTAAGTCTGCCGGTATCATCACCAATATCAACGACGGCGACTTGTTGATCAATACCAATTTGCGGAGCTGCTAAACCAACTCCATCAGCAGACAGCATCGTTTCATACATGTCATTAAGTAGTACTTTTAATTGTTTATCAAATTGTGTAACCGGCTTACATTCTTTTTCTAATATATCAGCCGGGTGTTTTACGATTGTAAGAATTGCCAAGATCTTTCCTCTTT encodes:
- the def gene encoding peptide deformylase; protein product: MLTIVKHPADILEKECKPVTQFDKQLKVLLNDMYETMLSADGVGLAAPQIGIDQQVAVVDIGDDTGRLNLINPIIVEKSGEQTDVEGCLSFPGLYGTVSRPFYVKVKAQDVKGRTFYIEAEDYLARAIQHEIDHLHGVLFTTKVLKYIDEEELEGYEEE